A single genomic interval of Oryctolagus cuniculus chromosome 19, mOryCun1.1, whole genome shotgun sequence harbors:
- the STYXL1 gene encoding serine/threonine/tyrosine-interacting-like protein 1 isoform X4 translates to MLESVDLECVRYCVVYDSNTSSLEVPLKDGEDEDDEDNADSEDSIHGLASGAAVQYARLLAHLTRHPILILKGGYERFSARYHFFQTQKIIWMPQELDAFQPYPVEILPGRVFLGSFSQACDPKVQKDLKIKAHVNVCMETGPFFRGDAGRLLHIPVEDSLEAEMLPFLRHLCHFIEAHLQVGSAVLVFSTRGIGRSCAAVIAFLMHENQETLKGLGRLTRVGGSGVHSTQRGRRKCPPSGGRVVQMWPMCSGILFSLKKGNSFKIYCIFLRLILFGKQRGRQKWILCSLVHSPHGCDSRGWARSPERAPQSPTWVAGAQVLGLSPNAFRVP, encoded by the exons ATGCTGGAGTCGGTGGACCTGGAGTGCGTGAGGTACTGTGTGGTGTACGACAGCAACACCAGCTCCCTGGAGGTTCCCTTGAAAGATGGTGAAGACGAAGACGACGAAGACAATGCAGACTCTGAGGATTCCATCCACG GGCTGGCGTCCGGAGCGGCCGTGCAGTATGCCCGGCTTCTCGCCCACCTCACCCGTCACCCCATCCTCATCCTGAAGGGGGGCTACGAGCGCTTCTCGGCCCGCTACCACTTCTTCCAGACGCAGAAGATCATCTGGATGCCCCAG GAACTGGACGCCTTCCAGCCGTACCCCGTGGAAATCCTGCCAGGCAGGGTCTTCCTGGGCAGCTTCTCGCAGGCCTGCGACCCTAAGGTTCAGAAGGATTTGAAGATCAAGGCGCACGTGAATGTCTGCATGGAGACCGGGCCCTT CTTCAGAGGCGACGCGGGGAGGCTCCTGCACATCCCCGTAGAGGACTCCCTGGAAGCCGAGATGCTCCCCTTCCTGCGCCACCTCTGTCACTTCATCG AAGCTCACCTCCAGGTCGGCTCCGCCGTCCTGGTCTTTTCTACCCGAGGGATCGGTCGTAGCTGTGCTGCGGTCATAGCCTTCCTCATGCACGAGAACCAGGAGACCTTGAAG GGACTCGGAAGACTCACGCGAGTTGGCGGCAGCGGCGTTCACAGCACCCAGCGGGGGAGACGGAAGTGTCCTCCATCGGGTGGAAGAGTGGTACAGATGTGGCCGATgtgcagtggaatattattcagcctcaaaaaaggaaattcttttaagatttattgtatttttttaaggttgattttatttggaaagcagagaggcagacagaaatggatcctctgttcactggttcactccccacatggctgtgacagccggggctgggccaggagcccagagcgcgctccgcagtctcccacatgggtggcaggggcccaagtgcttgggctgtcacCTAACGCCTTccgggtgccttag